The sequence GTTCTTCCATAATACATACCACTAAAATGTAGATTTGACAAATGTAGCTGTTTCTGAAGTCAATATACAATATTGTGATACACAAGGCTACATACTACCTCCaatataaaataaagtcagttcAATTAGGCACGCGAGTTAAAGAATTAGAGAAAATGACCTTGGCACCCATCACTTCTCCCTATAGTTTAGTGGTTATATTTCCTCTCTTAAGTACACTAGGAGAGAGAGACAGATATAGGGAGGTAGTGTCCATCTATCGATAAGATTATGAGTATTCAATAAGGATACAAGAGGAAGACAAATCAGATAATGTACCTCAGAGTAATATAATGACTTATTATAGTTAGAGAAAGTTCATAGCACCAAACGGACATGTATTTGATACAGACAGCGCAATATAGAATGGAAACTTAAATCAAAAGCCAACCACTTATTACTTAATTCATTGATTGTGGAAGTTCAACAGAATGTTCACAGAACAGGACAACCAAAGCAATAAGCATCTTTTGGCTACAACAAGATTCCAAATTCCCAGGAAAGCTACATTATCATTAAGCAAACTTTTCATCAATAATAGACTGTGCAGACTCTGGTTTCAACATAACCCAATTGGTTACTCTTCGACAAACTTATGGTTGAACTCTCAAGAGAATGCACATTATTACTTGGTTCACTTGAATACGGTATATTTATGGTATATATATTTTCTATCTATACACCAAATAAAGGTTCGAATTCAAGATAATACCTGATCATATGAGAAACAATACAAGAGACAAAATATGGTTATCCACTCAGAATATATGGCTTGGTAAACTTTGGCAGGAAAATTACTAAACTGAGAAGATCCAAAGCTTCAAGTATAGAAATAACTGCAGTAAGTTGTGTGCTATTCCATCAACATCTGCCATCTTGAAGCTTTGGATCTTCTCAGTTTAGTAATTTtcctgaaataaataaatataatggCCACACGGGCACAAGTTGTGTGCTATTCCATCAACATCTGCCATCTTCACCTTGGTTTTCTTGACGCTCACACAAAATGATTGACATAATAAGCAGCATCGAAGATCACTTAACTGTTGGTGATATTATATACGGTATGGAAAAGAAGTTGCTAAGGTTAAGGACGCTATTCTGATGATCCACATATGGGGAAAACTAATGGAGTAATATTCAAGCACTGTATGAAAtactgaaagtctgaaacaaGCAGGAGATCCGGGGGGGAGTTAACTtaagctcccccccccccccccccacacacacacacccaaaaaaaatttgtgatgTAAAGTTAGTTAAACTCGCTGTCTACCTTTTTAGGAACAACACTATGCTTCTAGCTTTGTCTATGGAAAGTTGTACAGAGCATGGGACGCACCGCGATTCAAGAATGAATAAACAGTCATGATCATACCATAAACTTCATTTTAGCCACAGTTAAATGGTCAAAAGCATAAGCAAGGATCTTGTAGATACCATAAGTCTTCCTCCACTGAAGAAAATGAGGGAAGACGGTGGAGATGTAGCTGTTGGAGTCTTGCCTCTGAAGGCTCTTCATCTCCTGTCGGATTCTCTTCATCTCTTGAGTGTTGCCATAGAGCAAAGTAGGCTGGGGACCTTTTATCCCTTGCCTCCTCAACTTCTTCCTTATCTTCTCTGGCCTTAACCACAGGATGTCATATAAGTAAACTAGAGCAAAGCCAATGAGTATGATCAGAAGAACTAGAATCAGCTCAAGTAGTCTCTCCATGAGAGGCAGAAAGCAAGGGAGGAGCAGATGCGGGTGTTATGTCAAATATGCAAGGCAATCAGTACTTTTATAGTGCTCTACCTTAAATACTAAGTGCTCACTTCCTGTTTACTCTATACTTGTTTGAATATATGATGAATGATAGTTTGTCCTCTCCCAGTCCTGTTGACTTTTCTCACCATATATATCACTTTCAGTTCCTAAGTGCGGGAGGAATACCACCTAGAATATTGCAACTATACATAGGTAGACTTGTAGCACACTATCACCTTGATTTCAGGCTCTCTGCTTGTAAATGTTTCCCCTCCCGTTTTACCTTGTTGCGGATGCTTTTGTGGGCATCACATATAGGCGCACTCGGCTCAAGAAGAAGTCCCAACCAATGGCATCTAGTGGCTAGATTAGTTTCCTTTTTGTCAGGCATTTACAGAGTTTTGTTTAGGAGGATAAACATTCAGTATTGTTAGGAGGTTGTTTGAGTTTGTTAGAGCCGGCTACTTAAGGAGCTCGGCAGGAAATGTTTTGGGTAACCAATAGATGAGATCTTAACAGCTCAGAGCCTCCAAGGGAGAGTGAGTTGCCTATCTCTACGTTACCAATCCATCTACGATATCATACTGTTGCCCAGATAACTCACAATCACTTGGTAAAGGCCAGAGATCAGCTTGACCTTGGCCACTTGATTGAATTAGAATTGCAAGAAGTAGAATTCAGTTACAAGAAAGGAGGGGATGCTGTGCTATATAGGCACCAGCTCACCCACTAAAGTGCATAAAGCAAAAAGTAGCCGAGGCCCTTCAACTTGGAAGCCAAGGCAAGTCTAATTGCAAAGCTAAATGCATAATTAAGATACAAACACTAGGCTTATATGGCCATCACATACCTCATGAAAACACACAGACGCCACGGCCCACAGGCTATATATAACTGAACAGGCATGTCGCAGGAGACTAGGCTATCTAGGCAAGTGCTATACTTCCAGAGGAACAGAGAGCCTATACATGAGCTTCAAATAATAGATGAGGAATTACCTCACGTCCTCAGTACTGGGAATTGGTATCTTTTCTAACAGAATACAAATATGTGGATGAGCTGATTATTCATACAGTAGATTGTTTAGAGCATAATATTAAGCATAGTTAGAGCAGAACGAAGCATAGGACATAAAATAACATGTAGCAGTTGAACAATAGCAAGCACAATCACACTGTTCTAAACTCGGCAAACTATGGGGGTTTTTCAACTCAATTACAAGTAAAGAGCAGTTCGATGAATCTGCTaagttaaaataaataaataaataaaccatTTTACAGGCAACAATCACATGCCTGACACACTAAATTTGATACGAGCGTGCATGTACTGTTTTCTAGAACATTGACCACCAACTTTTTTTTGTGTCTGTATGTGACATAGCGGCACTCTGGGATCTCCTCCACAGCTGCCTTCTACCACTGCTAGAAGGGTTTGCAAAGCACAAAACTAGAGCTAAAGTAACAAAACTTACAACTGGAGCGGCTGAAATAAACAGCCATCTAGTGCGCCCGCGTCCTCTATCTGGCTGTTGTGCAGCATGGACGGCATGTTCATCTGTACTGTCCTCTACTTCTGTACCATTAACTGTATGATGTGCTCCTTCAGCTACTACTTCATCAGAAGTTTCTTCAACGATTTCTTGCTGCCGGGTGTGACCCATACCATGCATGTCCCTTTCATTTCTTGCAGCTCGCTTAGCCCTTTCATATTCTGGGTCATCTGTAGGAAGCTCATATCGGCAAACTGGGCAAGTATTCCTAGAGCTAAGCCAGGGCAAGATGCATGATGAATGATATAGATGCATGCATGGCAGCTGTTTTGCTCTTGTTCCAATAGGCATAGGGTCTTTGCATACTGCACATATCACACTACCACTTGTGTCGTGGATTGTGGAGAGAATAGTAGATGCAAGATTTTCAATAAAGGATGTGGCTGTAGGTGGAGCTCCTCTTCTGGGATTGTTGTCCTCAGAAAATTGCTCAAGGAGCATTTGAAACTGTCTCGCGTCAGCATAGTCACCAGGATTCCCAACAAAATGTCTTCTGATCTGTGGCCCTTCTGATTCTTCCCTCGAATTAGCATTGTTTACTCCTTGACTTCCACCTAATCTCCAAGTCCATATGGTGTCTTCAGAATCCTGCTCGGTCAATCCAATAGGGGCAATATCATGCCAGCGGCCCAGGTGCATGGTGTCAGCTGCTTCATTCAAATCAGACTCTTCCGACtgctcatcttcatcatcttctggATCATCGGAATCCCACTGGTCTATTCCAGCATTCATGGGATCAAAATCTGTATCTGTGTTCATGTAGCTCCCATTGTCAAGCAGCATGGCAATGTCTCTGCCCACTGCGGTGTGGTTATCTAGAGAAGCATCCGAATCCCCACCATAGTCACCAAAACTGATATTTGATTCAATCTCACCGAATACGGAGTCGACGTAATTGAGACTGTCACTCTCATCATCTGAAGTATGCCATCTTTGGGATCGGTTTGGGGTAGAGGTATAGGATGCCTGCTGGCGCACAACTATGGGAGAATCAATATCTGCTTCATGGCCTTGTCTTGCTAAGTTGATCAATTGGGAGAACTGCTGCGAGAAAGTGTCCTCAACAGGTCCATGCCTTGTGGCCCTGGATcttggccttcttcttcttctttctcgatATGTGCTGGTAGTGTCATCTCTATTGTTATCACTAAGCACAGTCATCTTGCATTCCCTGCATATGGCCAAAGCTTCAAAGCTGTCGGTCACCTCAGTATCCAGAGTAAAAGGTCTAGTGCAAACTAGGCATTGCACATCGGGTTGCCCTTGATTGCCAGACATGGATACTTTGCACTATTGTACTCGAGCTGAATTGTGTCAGCAGTGTGCCACGGAAAGGAGCAAATATAAACTCAACTTAAGAGATGAACTGGAGTGAACAGGGGAATCCTCTTGGAGACAACTAGATCAGGTAGCTCGGtaaacatataaaaaatatttttgcccAGATGTGAACCTGCAAAGGGAACCAAAGCAGTTGGCTTGGTTATTCAGCAAAGAAAGAAGGCACCGAACTGCAAATCAGATGATAACTGAATCAGAATGTGATTAAAAAATTCATTTCATTCAGCAAACACGCCCACGATAAACCACACTACTCAATCGGACCTGAAACCACAATTCAAGGTTACAGAAAGAAGTAGCAccaaaataaagcaaatatTGGACCAACATAGCACGTCAGTCAAACTCTATGGAAGCTGAGAAGGCCTACGCAATCGGACCAATCAAGCTCCATCTAGGAAACAGCGAAGCATAGTAGTGCCTCGCTTGCCACCATCCCTTGAGATAAAACAGTAAAGCCATGGAGATGAAGCTTGGAATAATAGCTTCGGATTGTATGATTCCCTCCCCCCAAATCGCGgagcctcaacaaaatggacaGAGACGACTCATTTTGCGAGTAACAGGTATCTGGACACACGCCCGATTGGACGGACCGAGCAGATGCTGCGGCGGTGGCATTTCGCCCAGCCGCAGGCAACCGCTGACGAGATACGGCAAGGCACGAAGGGGGAGGAAATGACTACGATGGTAGAAAAACCTAGTGCGGTTGGGGAGGCTCCTCACCTTGAACTGCAGTCCACGAGCAAGCAATCGCAACTCGATTCAGCCGAATCTGCGAAGAGGGCGACGCACCGAGCACTGTGTTGTTGGATTTCCTACTTGGATTGGGGGGAAGACGTGGGTGGCTGCCTGGCTGTGGCTGGGAGCCTGGGACTGGGAGGCTCTGGCTCGCTGCCcctgagagaggaggaagacgacggaGCAGCGCCCAAGTTGGGCCGGGTCCGCTTCTTGGGCCCATCTTCCTAAAGCCCAGCCCAGGTTCTCTAGCCCAGCCCTGGTCGTCTTCCTTCCTCAAGGTTGGGTAGGATTGGTGCCTTGGTGGTGGGGGAGAAGTTATGCACAGCTTCGCTGTCGCCATCTTTTTCtaactttttcttcttcttcttccttttcccTGGAGAACCAGGAGGAGTCGCCAGCTTTTGGGTTGCCATCAGCACCAGCACGGAGGAGGGAAGTCGGCGGCGACGGGTTGCCGATCACACGAAAAGCCGGTTGCTTGCTCCACTTCTTTGGCGGCGCGGTGCTGTGTACAAGACTCCTCCCTCTCCGATCCCCCATGGCCTACCGCcggaagcagggcgccgccGACGCTGCTGACGATCGCCGGAGCTCGTACCCCCAGGCACGCGCCCCTgcccctctttctctctcccctgcCTCCCGAGCCCCGCTTCCGTACCATTTCTTGATGGTCGCCGATTCGGAATCGACGCTGCCTGAATCTAATATGATCACCTAACCATCTTGCGTTGCCATGACTTACACGGGCAAAATAGCCAAGGAAATGAAAAACGCTTCCTGACTGATCAAGGATCGTCTTCGTACTTATTATCTCTAGTGGAGTAGCACACTTGCAGTATACCGTCAAATGACTGCACAGATTGACGAGTTCCTAATAGTAAACGCCTTAAATAATCATGACTCATGTGCCTTATTGGTAATCGGATGGATATGCACAGTTGCATTCCTTTAATTTTCTTTGATTCTCTTATTACAACAATAACGGTTTTGCTTTTGTAGGCCTCGGCATCATCATACAGTTACACATCTTTCGAAAGTATAAATGAGCCCAAGCTTGGATTGTGGGGAACTTTGGCAAGGAAAGCAAAGGGAATTCTCGATGAGGACGGCTTCGCACATAAGTTTGAGGACTTGAGGAAAGAAAAAACCAATAGGAACACCAGTTCATCCACTGGAGATCAGGTCAGGCAGCAATCAGCAAGTGAAGTAGATCTGAATATGTTCGAGAAAAAAGTATATCTGAATATACTGACAGTCGCAAGTGAACCTCTCTTGTATGGTCTTCAGCAATATTTTAAGCTGCCCTTTTGCTTACATCTCTTGCAATTTCTTGTAAATTCAGGCTCCTCAGTCTCGTTGGTCATTTGAAAACCACTGGAAGACGACAGGAGATGCTGCATCTCGAATTAGGCCAGAGGCTCTTTCTGCTTCTGTCAACCAGCTTAGTGGAAGAATCAGAAATGCTTTTGAAGTAtgcctctctttctttcttttttacttAGCTTAGCTCTGTACAGGCGTACAGCTCTTTTCCTTCAGCCTATTAATGGCATAAACCTCTGGAGTCACTTCCTAAATTAAAGACCTGCTGCTTCCTCTGTAATAGGAAAGACTCACAATTGTGGATAGTAAGACATCCAGTATTATTGAAGAGACTAAGAAAATCCAAATTAGAAGGAAGCCTACCGGCTCAAGTTCTTATGTGCCGAGTTCTGTCGCGGATACTTTCGGCTCTCCTAATGACTCATTCAATCAAGCTGAATCTGCAGCCCAGGAGACGCAACTGAAATCATCTCGCGACGTAAGGTGACACATGCTTATATATCTTGTTGGAAAATATGTTGTTTTATCTGTTAGATAAGTCTCACAATGTGTGTCTATATATCTATCTATATTACTAGATAGGGCTAGGTATAGCCTCCCCGGGGTGATCTCGACCGTTGATGGGATCACATGGTGGTTTTATTGGCCTCCTGTGGCTACCTAGGAACAACCGGGGTTAAAGTGGTGACTTGGTTAAGTCTCCCGCCCCTGTATACATAAGACTGCCCTTGGGCTTCAGGGTTGAGAGAAATCAGATTATTGGGCCAACATTATCTCCTTAAATTCTCACATCTAAGGGTCTGTTTGGATCATTGCCGCAGATTGCCTAGCCAGAGTTGTGGCTGCCGCCTGCCGCACATGCATAGGCACATGTTAGGTCCACAGCCGAAGCCTAGGCATGCCGCGTATACGTATGCATCTTTCCTGTTGTTTTTCTTGCCAAGACGTGCCTAACCTGTGGCGAGCAATTTGCTCGCCACATTTGCGGCCGCGTCGCACTCTGTACTGGCGAGCAGGGGTAACagtccaaacaggccctaagtaTAGGTTCTATGATTTCAGGATTTATGTACAGCATTAATTCTCAGtataaataaaagaagacatatgGATATTTGCTATTCTGTTGAGAGAGATTTCTAGTTCAGTTCCCTCTACTAAGTGACAAGTTCTGTTTATATGTGCCTAGTGGTTGAAATTAATAGATATGTTATTTCAAACAATAAAAGAATTAACAGAGATAGCGCTGAAGTTGCCTCGTGTTATACATTTTCTAGTGTAATCAAGTATTCTGACCATACAGTTGGTGTTGTCAGCTCATTTCTCTGGTTACACTGAACTGACAGAATAGCTTTTCCCACACAAGATTAAATTTTGGTTGATAATAATCAGTTTTATCCTTTTCACCATTATATCAATGCTTTGGATAGTgaatatatgatttttttttgttacaatACATGCCTGTGATGATGCCTTTCTCTTGcccatgtaattttttttcaggTTGCCAATGCAATGGCTGCTAAAGCAAAACTTCTACTCCGTGAACTAAAATCTGTTAAAGCCGATCTAGCTTTTGCAAAGCAGAGATGTGCTCAGCTAGAAGAAGAGAACAAGATGTTGCGAGAAACAAAGCAGAAAGGGAGCAAAACTGAAGAGGACGATGACTTGGTACTCTTTTTTCTGAACCATTTAGCTGCTTAaactttttgttttttgttttgaattttTCTTCATGATTTACATACATCTTGATTTTCCACTACATTAAGAGTAGTGAATCAGTGATAAACCGATAACACATCACAAAACTCGTGAAATATTATCAGCAATTATTGAAAATCAGTAATATAGATTGCCCGTTAATGATCGTTAGATTTCTGAACATTTGCATCAAATGCTTGACTCTTCAGTAAATTGTCCCTTTTGGTGATACAAAGTCGAGGCAATTGTctcatttttatttttacatGACAATGTATTTGCTTTACTTCAAATAAGTTACTAACTGTTGGTACTGCCTAATTAAATGATTCTAAACTTATCCATTTCAAGATATATATACTGAAATACTAGTCTTTGAAACTGAAACAGATTCGTGTGCAATTGGAGACATTACTGGCGGAGAAATCAAGGCTGGCACAGGAAAATTCGACATATGCCCGCGAGAATCGCTTCCTGCGTGAGATTGTAGATTTTCATCAATTCGCCACCCACGACATTGTCTCCTTGGATGACGGAGACGTGGAAGACGATGACCCGGAAGAAGACAGCAATGTGATGGACGCTGAAAACATGTTACTACCTGTGGTTGAAGAAAATTCAGGAGATGACAAGGAACCGATCTCCCCTGTTCCCCCAGAATCTCCAAATCTCAGCCCAGCAGAAGAATCATCCCCGAAATGCAGCAATTCGCAAAGCGTTACTGATTCACCAAACATTGCCAGAGCCAAATGCATCAGCATCTGAAGCAGCTTGACGCATGTGGCTTGGCGGCTTGTTCGGGGATTATTTCAGCTGGTTTGGTTGTGCTCTTGTGACTTTGTGTGTATAAAATTTTCTCGATTCTTTCCCCCACATTGGTTTGCAATTGTATGTAACATGTGTATAGTATAGTTACAACAGGTTTCTGCATTTTGTATAAAGTGTATAGCAGATTGGTTTCCATGCATGCGGGGTTTTGATGAAAAACTGGCTTGTGTGGTTTGGGAGAGTTGTTTGTAATGATGCATGTAGTTACTGGTGAATTTGGCTGGTGTGAATAAGCAAAATGAAAACAGCATTTTATTTGAAGAGTGGGATTTGACGACTGGTGTGTGTACATGTACATCCATCTCCCAGTCCCATGGCAAGAGAGGACGAGGGGATCTGAAGCCCAATGTTCGTTGTACAAACATCcattgtggggggggggggggggggggggggggttgatgTTTGCGTTAAAGTTAAACAAGGCCCGTAAATTTCTTGTCGCTCTCTGCTGCATTCAGACGAAATGAAAAGGAGAAAACAATCGTTGGCTGCTGGATGGGGATGGAGATGCGATCAAATGGAAGCAAAGGCACCGACCGATGGTCgtcatgctgctgctgctgccgcgccgTGGGGTGTCCACCTGACGGTCCGTTGGTGTCATGGTGACGAGTTAATGTTAATCACCAGGAGACACTTGATCATGGAATAGAGGCCGTCATGGAAACCATGGCATCAAATTTCGTATTCTTTTTTCGAAGCGGGAAGTCAAATTTCGTATGtcgtatgtatgtatatacaaGCAAAACCACTGCAGCGTAGTGCTGGCTTGCCACGGTACTACTTTGGATCTTGTGCGTTCATGTAGTTATCCAGTCGAAAACTATACTGGTCATTGTCCGTGCCGTCGCTGGAGGAGACAGGCCGGAGATCCCATAAAAATTGTATGTCTGCTGCTGATGTTCCCAGCTTCCTTCTTTAGCTGCTGGCCCATAGTCGTGCACAGGTAAAGATAGGGTTTCACCTCGTTTTGCCGCTGCATGCCTAACCTGCTTCTTGAAAGTTTTATTATGATTCGCTTCCACTTCCAAATAAATTCCATATTGCAGGCTCCGATCCAAAGAGGAGAGGAAGAGCAGCATTGATGTATTTTGATTCTGACAGAGGAAATGAAACGGAGCATGCAGTTTCTCTGGTTTTTCTTGTCTAGCTCATCTTCTTTCTTGGGCGGCTATATATGGTATGTCGTCCTTGCATCGATCCAGCACTTGCCAGCCCCAGCAATAATGCCGGAAAAAAAGATCTCCCCCGTAACGTACTCATCAGTTTCGCATTACAAAAAAGCTTTCATATTTGCACTGTGTGTCAGATATGTGGAAATAGCCTTGCTCATCAGCTTGGGATTAAGCCTACTGGAGTAGCACATAAACAAAAACGAGGAGACCAGGAGCATCCTTGCCGGACCATGGGCTCATAGTCCTTCCTCATCAaaaatttagtgtctaatcataatctaattagactcattagattcgttacaagcaaactattcaattaatttttttttatttcgtctagatttaatactttataCATCTAAAATTCTCATTTGATGGGAtagttttagaattttaaattttgcaactaaacaagggctgAACTGATGATGATCTTCAGTCCACTTACAAAAGAGCCCCTGGCAATTTAAATTAGTAATTTTATCAGCCACATTTACaattttttgttgtatgcattgAGTCTGCAGGTCCGTATAAAATCTCAAGTGGTCCATGCTTGGGAGCCAAATGGAAAGGAAATTCATTCTGTTTCTGTTGATTGTTAGCAGTAGTATTTTTCTTTCGTATTAAATCAGCACCGGCCACTAACTATCAACTAGTCGGTActgcttttctctcacaacaaattagCACTAGTCACCGGCCACAGGCCAcagccagcagaacagagtgatTTGGCATTAAGCAGCACCTAATATGTGTATGTGCCCTTTCATTTTCTTCGAGCTAGTGCCGCCCTTTTTGACCCACCGACTGAACAACAATTATTAGGAAAACAGGAAATAATACTTACAGCTAGACCAAGAGTAGTCGAACCCACTGATCAGTTAATCGACTGAGAACcagtaaggccctgtttagatcacaCCCCATAAAtctcgtaaacgcaaaaaaaacatcatattgaatgtttcgacacatacatggagtactaaataaagtctatttataaaactttttgcatggatgggctgtaaattacgagacgaatctaatgagcatacttaattcatgatttgcaacaatgatgctacagtaaccatccgctaattattacttaatcatggattaattaacatcattagattcgtctcgtgatttacaacccatctgtgcaaaaaaatttataaataaatttcatttagtacttcaaattaataaaattccgtggaactaaacacggtgTAATATAATGGACGACTAGCCAGCTCATATTGTACGGAGAaaagagaacaaaaaaaaacaggggAGGAAATCGGTGTCTGACGACGCGCCCGATCAGGCCGGCGGAGAGACGCAGCGCCTACGACTATTGGCCGAGCAGCCAGCTAGTAGCAGGGCCCGCCACAATCACGGAGGCGTCTCCGCCAGCAGCTGGCGAACAGTGGCCGAAACCATTATCTTGCTCTTAGGCTATCCGCACCGAGCGAGGTGGGACGCGCGCCACCCGCATCCTCCTCCTCAGCCGCCGCCCGAGCCCCGCACTGCGCCCCGCTGCCGGcgtccctcctccgccgccgccagatccCTCCTCCGTGCTGCCGGATCCGCCttcccccgccccgccgccgccgccgccgccggatccggcctcgtcctccgccgccgcgaccggATTCGggctcctccgcggcggcgacggagccaGACAGCACGGCACGCAGACGCGCAGGGCGCTGGTGCTGGCCGGCGGCCGTCAAGCACGGCGCTGCcaccggcggggcggcgcgcctTCAGCAGCAGCCCGGCCACGGTCGGCGGGCTCACGCCTCCCCGCTCGCGGCagcgggtccggcggcggccctgacTCGCCGTCTCGTGGCCAGGCTCtacggcggcggctgctcggCTCTGAGCCCCCACTGGTATGGGCGTCTTGATCTGCGCCTGCCTGCTCCAGCTGCTGCTCCTGGGCGCTtctggggtggcggcgcagtcgcagccgccgtcgccggccaggATCCTCGACGCCACGCTGCAGTACTACGCGTCCCGCGCGTTCGTGCGCCCGCGCACCGGCATTGTCTTCAATGCCACCGTCCCCGCCAACGTCACCGGCATTGCCGTCTCCGCGCTCCGCCTGCGCAGCGGCAGCCTCCGCCGGAAGGGCTTCGCGGGCTACTTCGAGTTCGGCGTCCCCACCGGCGTCGTCGTGCAGCCGTACGTCGAGCGGGTGGTGCTCGTCTACCACAACCTCGGCAACTGGTCCGACTACTACTACCCGCTCACCGGCTACACCTACCTTGCGCCCGTGCTCGGGCTGCTGGTCTACGATGCGGCCAACTTGTCGGCCGTGGGTCTGCCGGAGCTCAACATTGTCGCGTCAGAGAGTCCGATTTCCGTGAGTTTCGGCAATGTCAGGGCAGTGCCGACGGGCAGTGCAGCGCCGCGTTGTGTGGTGTTCGATTTGAATGGCGCGCCGCATTTCCGGGACCTGGAGGGAACCAATGTGTGCTCGACGTTTCACCAAGGGCACATCTCAATAGTGGTGAACTCCAGCGAGattgctcctcctccagctccatcTGGTCCAGTTGCCCCGCCGATACCAACTTCAGGAGGTGGTGCAAAGGGAAGCTCACAGGCGTGGAAGATTGCGGTCAGCGCGGTTGGGGCTGCCGTAGGATTGGGGCTGCTGGCTTCTCTTGTGCTGTGCTTGGTGAGGCACAAAAGGGGTAAAAGGCTTGAGCTGATGGAACGGAATGCGGAGATTGGGGAGACATTGCGGATGGCGCAGGTTGGGCAGACGCAGGCACCTGTGGCGTTGGGGACACGGACACAACCGGTGATTGAGAACGATTATGCTGCATAGTATTCTTTGATCTTTGTGTAACCAAAGACCTCATGCTGATGGCTAGAGATGAGATTGTCCATCGGTTGGTTGAGGCAGCAGATTTTCCATATCCATGATGGCGATGCTAATTGTGCTAATTTCAGAGCTCAGGATCTGCTCCATGAAGGTTCATCACATTCTTTCGGTGGGTTTGTTTCGAAGCTTAAGTTTTGAAGTGCAAGCAGTGGCTGTTCTTCATGTTCGTAATTGCCATGTTCATATGTCGGGAGTTTCTTTCATCTCCAACCAAGCAATGGAGGGGAAATGTTTGTCTATC comes from Panicum virgatum strain AP13 chromosome 4K, P.virgatum_v5, whole genome shotgun sequence and encodes:
- the LOC120704051 gene encoding uncharacterized protein LOC120704051 isoform X3: MSGNQGQPDVQCLVCTRPFTLDTEVTDSFEALAICRECKMTVLSDNNRDDTTSTYRERRRRRPRSRATRHGPVEDTFSQQFSQLINLARQGHEADIDSPIVVRQQASYTSTPNRSQRWHTSDDESDSLNYVDSVFGEIESNISFGDYGGDSDASLDNHTAVGRDIAMLLDNGSYMNTDTDFDPMNAGIDQWDSDDPEDDEDEQSEESDLNEAADTMHLGRWHDIAPIGLTEQDSEDTIWTWRLGGSQGVNNANSREESEGPQIRRHFVGNPGDYADARQFQMLLEQFSEDNNPRRGAPPTATSFIENLASTILSTIHDTSGSVICAVCKDPMPIGTRAKQLPCMHLYHSSCILPWLSSRNTCPVCRYELPTDDPEYERAKRAARNERDMHGMGHTRQQEIVEETSDEVVAEGAHHTVNGTEVEDSTDEHAVHAAQQPDRGRGRTRWLFISAAPVRR
- the LOC120704051 gene encoding uncharacterized protein LOC120704051 isoform X2, whose protein sequence is MSGNQGQPDVQCLVCTRPFTLDTEVTDSFEALAICRECKMTVLSDNNRDDTTSTYRERRRRRPRSRATRHGPVEDTFSQQFSQLINLARQGHEADIDSPIVVRQQASYTSTPNRSQRWHTSDDESDSLNYVDSVFGEIESNISFGDYGGDSDASLDNHTAVGRDIAMLLDNGSYMNTDTDFDPMNAGIDQWDSDDPEDDEDEQSEESDLNEAADTMHLGRWHDIAPIGLTEQDSEDTIWTWRLGGSQGVNNANSREESEGPQIRRHFVGNPGDYADARQFQMLLEQFSEDNNPRRGAPPTATSFIENLASTILSTIHDTSGSVICAVCKDPMPIGTRAKQLPCMHLYHSSCILPWLSSRNTCPVCRYELPTDDPEYERAKRAARNERDMHGMGHTRQQEIVEETSDEVVAEGAHHTVNGTEVEDSTDEHAVHAAQQPDRGRGRTRWLFISAAPVGLYSFTQQELWRYCMLLSQKW
- the LOC120704054 gene encoding uncharacterized protein LOC120704054 isoform X1, with translation MAYRRKQGAADAADDRRSSYPQASASSYSYTSFESINEPKLGLWGTLARKAKGILDEDGFAHKFEDLRKEKTNRNTSSSTGDQVRQQSASEVDLNMFEKKAPQSRWSFENHWKTTGDAASRIRPEALSASVNQLSGRIRNAFEERLTIVDSKTSSIIEETKKIQIRRKPTGSSSYVPSSVADTFGSPNDSFNQAESAAQETQLKSSRDVANAMAAKAKLLLRELKSVKADLAFAKQRCAQLEEENKMLRETKQKGSKTEEDDDLIRVQLETLLAEKSRLAQENSTYARENRFLREIVDFHQFATHDIVSLDDGDVEDDDPEEDSNVMDAENMLLPVVEENSGDDKEPISPVPPESPNLSPAEESSPKCSNSQSVTDSPNIARAKCISI
- the LOC120704054 gene encoding uncharacterized protein LOC120704054 isoform X2, encoding MAYRRKQGAADAADDRRSSYPQASASSYSYTSFESINEPKLGLWGTLARKAKGILDEDGFAHKFEDLRKEKTNRNTSSSTGDQAPQSRWSFENHWKTTGDAASRIRPEALSASVNQLSGRIRNAFEERLTIVDSKTSSIIEETKKIQIRRKPTGSSSYVPSSVADTFGSPNDSFNQAESAAQETQLKSSRDVANAMAAKAKLLLRELKSVKADLAFAKQRCAQLEEENKMLRETKQKGSKTEEDDDLIRVQLETLLAEKSRLAQENSTYARENRFLREIVDFHQFATHDIVSLDDGDVEDDDPEEDSNVMDAENMLLPVVEENSGDDKEPISPVPPESPNLSPAEESSPKCSNSQSVTDSPNIARAKCISI
- the LOC120704058 gene encoding uncharacterized protein LOC120704058 — its product is MGVLICACLLQLLLLGASGVAAQSQPPSPARILDATLQYYASRAFVRPRTGIVFNATVPANVTGIAVSALRLRSGSLRRKGFAGYFEFGVPTGVVVQPYVERVVLVYHNLGNWSDYYYPLTGYTYLAPVLGLLVYDAANLSAVGLPELNIVASESPISVSFGNVRAVPTGSAAPRCVVFDLNGAPHFRDLEGTNVCSTFHQGHISIVVNSSEIAPPPAPSGPVAPPIPTSGGGAKGSSQAWKIAVSAVGAAVGLGLLASLVLCLVRHKRGKRLELMERNAEIGETLRMAQVGQTQAPVALGTRTQPVIENDYAA